A stretch of DNA from Candidatus Zixiibacteriota bacterium:
GCCATCGGGACCAGCCGTTCTGATCGAAAGATACAGTCTGCCGTTTATGTTCGGCACAATGCGCAGGGCAAAGAACGGCCTCCATTATCTGAGCGCACAGACTATCACCAACTGGCAGGGACGGGGGCGTTTGGAGATTCTGCAGGCATACTCAAGCATGCTGGAGGATGCGATAAGGCGCTCGCCGGAGATGTGGCTCTGGACTCACAGGAAGTTCAAGAATCTGAGCAACTACAAGGGTGGCGCTAAATGATAGATCCATCAGCCATCCACAGTGTAATAGTCAGGCTGCCGAATTGGATAGGTGATGCCGTTATGGCTATCCCGGCAGTAAACTGCATCAAGCAGCACCTGCCTCATGCAGAAGTAACGTGCCTTGGAAAGAAGGCGGTCAACCAGCTATACAAATATAACCACAATGTCGACCAGCTGCTGGAATTCAAATTGCCGGAGGGGAAGAACCGCCTCAGCGCTCTTAAGTCGTTTTCTCAAAACCTGCGCAAGCATTCATTCGATCTGGGATTGATTCTGCCTGATTCGTTTTCGTCGGCCCTTGTGTTCAGGCTTGGGGACGTGCGTCGACGAGTCGGTTATCGTTCGGAGCTCCGCTCATTCATGCTGACAGATTCAATTCGACTTCCCGCCGATTTAGTCCACAGAAGCGAGAAATATATCGGTCTGGTGATGCAGGCGTTCGGGATTGAAAACTGCTGCAAAGATATCGCAGTGGATGTTTCTGACAGAGAGAGGCAGGCGGCCGATAGATTCCTGACTGTTGTTGGCAGGTTTGTTGTCATTTGTCCGACGTCACGAGCTCCGTCACGACGTTGGGGTGAAGAGAAATATTGCGAGTTGATTGCTCGTGTGCACAATGACTTACGCTTATCTGTCGTGCTCGCCGGCTCCGGCGATGAATCGGAACTGATAGAGCAGATTGGCAACAAAGCGGGCGTCCCATATCTTAATCTCGCGCAAGAGGACGATCTGTTGCTGTCTGTTGAAGTTATGAGACGAGCTGAGGCTTTTGTCGGCAATGATTCAGGGGCAGCTCATCTCGCTGCCTCAGCCGGAGCGAGAGTGGTGAGCATTTCAGGTGCCGACGATCCGCGCGAGACGCGTCCGCTTGCCAGAGTCGGCACGATAGTAAATAAACAGATCCACTGCAGCCCATGTGTCAAGAACATCTGCCCGAGAGACGACCATGTCAACGAGTGCATGGATGTCATCGCGGTCGGTGAGGTGGTGGAAGTTGTCAGAGAAATCATGGCAATTGAGAAGTAAGAAGAAGATATCGGTTGTCGGCTGCATCAACCGTGACACGGTGATTCGCCCGGGCAGCCCAACCCTCCATGGCTACGGCGGAATTCTCTACAATGTGTTCGGTCTTTCGGCACTCCTTGGATCAGGTGTCGAAATAGTCCCGATGTGCAATCTGGGCAGGGATGCGGCCGCGCCGGTGCTCAGCCTGACGTCAGCATATACAAACATCTTGACCGATCAGATTCGCGTCGTTGCGACCCGAAATAATCATTGCACGATGAAGTATCGTAGAAGTGGTGAGAGGAGCGAGACATTCGCTGGATTCGTGCCTTCTATTTCTTACGGTCAGCTCGAAAGCGCACTCGACAGCGATATCGCATTGGTGAATTTCATCTCCGGGCGGGACGTTACTCTCAAGACTCTCAAGAGATTCCGCGAGCTATTCACAGAGATGATATATCTCGATTTTCATACGTTGTCGCTTGGATTGAGAGAAGGCGGCAGCCGCTTTTTGCGCCGACCGGAAAAATGGCGCGAGTATATCGAGTGCTGCGACTTTCTACAGATGAATGCACGCGAATTCTCCCTGCTGTCCGGCAAGCAGCCGGTTGAATCGGATATTGTCGGGTTTTATGATTCTCACGTGCGATTGACTGGCAAAGCGCTGCTCGTGACTCTCGGCAAGGAGGGCGCTGCCATGGTCGATGTCCGGAGAGGCCGCGCAAGAGTCAGTTTCACCAGACCATCATCACTGCCTACTGTCATAGATACCACAGGCGCAGGCGATCTGTTCGCTGCAGGATTCTGCGCGGGTTTGGTATCGGGAGAATCCCTTGAGGCATGTCTGAAATTGGCTGTGAAGAGTGGAACGCAAGGGTGCACGATCATCCACCCACAGGACTTCGCAGGCCGATAGTGATGTAGCAGTCTGTGATCTTCGTGCGGTCTATTTGTTCAGATAATCTTCGATAATTCTGCGGGCTTTCTCGACCGCTTTCCCACGATGAGACATGCTGTTCTTAACTTCGGCAGGCATCTCAGCGAATGTTTTGCCGAGATGTGGAATCTCGAAAACCGGATCGTAGCCGAAACCCTGTTTGCCCCGTATCTCGGTCGTGATTCGGCCATTGACGCGCCCTTCTGCAAATCGCAAGTCGTTTTTTCCAAAGCATAGAGCAATCACGCACCTGAACCGCGCTGAGCGCTTTTCATCCGGGATACCTTCGAGGGCGGAAAGCAGCTTCCGGTTGTTGTCCGCAAATGTGCAACCCGGACCGGCATAACGTGCCGAGTTGACTCCCGGTTCACCGCCTATTGCATCGACTTCAAGCCCTGAATCATCCGCAAGTGATGGCAGTCCTGTGAAATCGAAGATGGCGGCAGCTTTGAGTGCGGCGTTCTCTTCGAGAGTGGCGCCTGTCTCTTCAACATCTGGAAAATCGGGATATGCATCCTTTGTGACGATTTCTACCTTGAGCCTGGAGAGTATCTCGGTTATCTCTCTAATTTTGTGGATGTTGTTGGTAGCGAGGACGAGTTTCATAGCGTCAGTATTTCGTGATGTCGATTCTAATTACATTTGTGATCTGATCACCAAGAAAGTGTCTTGCCACCTGATTGAATCGATCGGGCAGGTCGGAAACGTAGAACTTGTGCAAGACGTCTGTGGTCTTCTCGCGTAGAAGGTCACGTGTCATCAAGTGCTTATACACCACCTGTGCAGTCTCCTCCGCCGAATCAATCAGCGCAACTTTATCCCCGAGCACCTCGCGTATCACGTTCTTCAGTAGTGGATAGTGCGTGCATCCCAGAACGAGAGTATCGATCCCGTTGGTGCGGAACGGCGCAAGGTAGTCCTCCGCTATCAGTTTGGAAGCGGGCTTGTCCAAATAACCCTCTTCGACAAGGTGGACAAACAACGGACATGCGAGAGAGAATACTTTGATCTTTGGATCGAGTTTTCCGATCTCCCTTGAGTAAACATCGGATGATATCGTACCGGTGGTGCCGATCACGCCGATCTTGCCGTTGCGGGTCGATTTTAGCGCTGATCTGGCGCCCGGTTTTATAACGCCAAGCATCTCTATGTCGTACTCACTCTCGATTGTTGGAAGCGCCAGGGCGGAAGCCGTGTTGCACGCGACGACGATGATCTTGACACCCTGCTCGATCAGGAAATTCGCGTCCTGACGAGAAAACTCGGTGACTATGTCCTTTGACCTCGGCCCATAGGGAGTTCTGCCTGTATCTCCGAAGTATATCACATCCTCATTGGGAAGAAGGCGAAACACTTCCCTGGCAACGGTCAGACCGCCAAGTCCGGAATCGAAAATGCCGATTGGCTGAGAGCTAAGGGTCTCCATCATCGTCTCTTTCTAATCTCTTGCATTGTGCTTGTCAATGAATTTCTTGACACCATAGTATATCGCATCAGCCGCTTTCTGCTGAAATGACTCTTTCTTGAGCAGAGCCTCGTCTCGCTTGTTCGACAGATATGCAAGCTCGATAAGGACAGAGGGCAGGTAGACCTTGTTCAAAAGAAAGAAACCTGCCTGATCAACTCCTCTCGACTTGATCTTCAAGCGATCCTCCAGTTCGTTTTGAATATCGGACGCGAGCTCTTTCGATTCCTCCTGATACTCAGTTTGCATAAAGTCAATCATCACAAAGTCGAGGCTATCCGCAGAGGCACCGCTCGTCCGTTCAAGTAGTATTGATCTGTTTTCCAGCATTGCTGTCCTGCGCGCGTCGTCATCGATAGCAGGAGCGAGGAAGAAAGTCAGTGATCCTGAATTCTTGGCGTTATCGTCGGAGAAGTCTGTATGAATCGATAGAAAAAGATCGCCATAGGTGTTCGCGAGATCGGCTCGCTGTTGCAGGGTCAAGGTAGTATCCACATAACGGGTTAGCATTGCCGAAGTAGTACCGTCCTCATCGAACAGCTCTTTAAGCTTCATGGCAACGGAAAGCGTGACGTCTTTCTCTCTGCAGCCCTGCGATCCTACCGCTCCAGTTTCGTCGCCTCCGTGGCCGGCATCGATGACAATAGTGCTGATGTACCCCGATCTATCGTGCGGCACATCAATGCCCTCAAGAACCGTCGGATCGAAAGTCGTATCCACTATTGCTATCTGGATTCGCGGCGGGTTTGTGGTGAAGCTGTGATGGAAGCTCGATATCGTGCGGTAGAACTTGATCGCCAATTGGGATGACTGTTCGAACTGAAAAGCTTCTACTTTCTTGATGGCTTTGGGCCGTGGATGAGTCCGGAAATGGCGTTCATCCAGTTTCCCTCCGAATATATTGACATTAATCCATTTTTGCTCGCTGACATACGCTTCATATGGCAACTTTTCCCTGGTGACTATTTCAATCAGATAGCCGTTCATCTTTGGTTCGAAATTGACATCAACAATGTTGTACTGGCTCTCTTCCGCCCAGATCGTTTTCTCAACTTCATCCCAGAAAAGAGATTTGGATACAAGATTGTCAAGCGCTTCAACAAATGTAATTGCCGGAACGTAGATATCGCCGTGTCTGTATAGCGCAGGATATGTGATGTTGAGCAGTTGATTGTCGAAGCGAACGTAGTTCGAGAACATCGGTACGACAAGATCACTTTCCCCTGACGTGAGTTGAGCTTCGAAGAACCAAGGGTCCCAATTGAGTTTGCACTCTGAAGCTCTTGCGAGATCCATCAACGACAGATAGGTCAATTCCCCTTCGCTGATTTGCCGGATCGGGTATTCAGAACCCTTGTATTTGTAGACTGCTTGTCCAAATATCGAAGGGCATACGGCTAAGGTGAGAAAGAGTGTGATGATTAATCTGGTGAAGGCTGACATATCTTTGTGTTCTTGTCAGTTTTACGCTGTGCTACCTGTCGCGTTCCCGCATTGCCTGGCGCATTTTGCGGTCCGCGTCTTTCTTCTTGATCGATTCGCGCTTGTCGTAGAGTTTCTTTCCGCGGGCGACCGCCAGTTCGAGCTTGCAAACTTTCCCCTTGAAATAAATACTGATAGGGACAATCGTCAGACCTTTCTCAGCGGTCTGCGCTTTCATCCTTCTGATTTCTTTCTTGTGAAGGAGAAGCCGACGGTCTCGTACCGGATCAGGTTCGAAGTCTGTAGCAAGAGGGTATGGATTGATTCTCATGCCGACGATCCATGCCTCGTTCTCCCGGATCTCAGCATATGCCTCCTGAAGTGAGACTTTGCTGTCTCTTATTGACTTAACTT
This window harbors:
- the waaF gene encoding lipopolysaccharide heptosyltransferase II, giving the protein MIDPSAIHSVIVRLPNWIGDAVMAIPAVNCIKQHLPHAEVTCLGKKAVNQLYKYNHNVDQLLEFKLPEGKNRLSALKSFSQNLRKHSFDLGLILPDSFSSALVFRLGDVRRRVGYRSELRSFMLTDSIRLPADLVHRSEKYIGLVMQAFGIENCCKDIAVDVSDRERQAADRFLTVVGRFVVICPTSRAPSRRWGEEKYCELIARVHNDLRLSVVLAGSGDESELIEQIGNKAGVPYLNLAQEDDLLLSVEVMRRAEAFVGNDSGAAHLAASAGARVVSISGADDPRETRPLARVGTIVNKQIHCSPCVKNICPRDDHVNECMDVIAVGEVVEVVREIMAIEK
- a CDS encoding carbohydrate kinase family protein; the protein is MSEKSWQLRSKKKISVVGCINRDTVIRPGSPTLHGYGGILYNVFGLSALLGSGVEIVPMCNLGRDAAAPVLSLTSAYTNILTDQIRVVATRNNHCTMKYRRSGERSETFAGFVPSISYGQLESALDSDIALVNFISGRDVTLKTLKRFRELFTEMIYLDFHTLSLGLREGGSRFLRRPEKWREYIECCDFLQMNAREFSLLSGKQPVESDIVGFYDSHVRLTGKALLVTLGKEGAAMVDVRRGRARVSFTRPSSLPTVIDTTGAGDLFAAGFCAGLVSGESLEACLKLAVKSGTQGCTIIHPQDFAGR
- a CDS encoding XTP/dITP diphosphatase yields the protein MKLVLATNNIHKIREITEILSRLKVEIVTKDAYPDFPDVEETGATLEENAALKAAAIFDFTGLPSLADDSGLEVDAIGGEPGVNSARYAGPGCTFADNNRKLLSALEGIPDEKRSARFRCVIALCFGKNDLRFAEGRVNGRITTEIRGKQGFGYDPVFEIPHLGKTFAEMPAEVKNSMSHRGKAVEKARRIIEDYLNK
- the murI gene encoding glutamate racemase encodes the protein METLSSQPIGIFDSGLGGLTVAREVFRLLPNEDVIYFGDTGRTPYGPRSKDIVTEFSRQDANFLIEQGVKIIVVACNTASALALPTIESEYDIEMLGVIKPGARSALKSTRNGKIGVIGTTGTISSDVYSREIGKLDPKIKVFSLACPLFVHLVEEGYLDKPASKLIAEDYLAPFRTNGIDTLVLGCTHYPLLKNVIREVLGDKVALIDSAEETAQVVYKHLMTRDLLREKTTDVLHKFYVSDLPDRFNQVARHFLGDQITNVIRIDITKY
- a CDS encoding N-acetylmuramoyl-L-alanine amidase yields the protein MSAFTRLIITLFLTLAVCPSIFGQAVYKYKGSEYPIRQISEGELTYLSLMDLARASECKLNWDPWFFEAQLTSGESDLVVPMFSNYVRFDNQLLNITYPALYRHGDIYVPAITFVEALDNLVSKSLFWDEVEKTIWAEESQYNIVDVNFEPKMNGYLIEIVTREKLPYEAYVSEQKWINVNIFGGKLDERHFRTHPRPKAIKKVEAFQFEQSSQLAIKFYRTISSFHHSFTTNPPRIQIAIVDTTFDPTVLEGIDVPHDRSGYISTIVIDAGHGGDETGAVGSQGCREKDVTLSVAMKLKELFDEDGTTSAMLTRYVDTTLTLQQRADLANTYGDLFLSIHTDFSDDNAKNSGSLTFFLAPAIDDDARRTAMLENRSILLERTSGASADSLDFVMIDFMQTEYQEESKELASDIQNELEDRLKIKSRGVDQAGFFLLNKVYLPSVLIELAYLSNKRDEALLKKESFQQKAADAIYYGVKKFIDKHNARD
- the smpB gene encoding SsrA-binding protein SmpB translates to MAEGEARIRVISKNRKAFHEYHILDKYEAGIELIGAEVKSIRDSKVSLQEAYAEIRENEAWIVGMRINPYPLATDFEPDPVRDRRLLLHKKEIRRMKAQTAEKGLTIVPISIYFKGKVCKLELAVARGKKLYDKRESIKKKDADRKMRQAMRERDR